A window from Pirellulales bacterium encodes these proteins:
- the ppk2 gene encoding polyphosphate kinase 2 — translation MSEPTTKLKRKKYEKELRKLQAELCKLQEWVKHTGQRIIVVFEGRDAAGKGGTIRAITERVSPRVFRAVALPAPSDREKTQMYMQRYMAHFPAAGEIVIFDRSWYNRAGVEHVMGFCTPEQHAGFLAKCPEIEQYVVESGIRLIKIWLEVSDEEQKRRFEARIDDPLRQWKLSPMDLPSRSKWYQYSRARDEMLAATDTAHAPWYILRSDDKRRARLNCITHLIREIPYKPVPREKVGLPKRSSKGQYDDVASIAKRKFVREVY, via the coding sequence ATGAGCGAACCCACGACGAAGTTGAAGAGGAAGAAGTACGAGAAAGAGCTCCGCAAGCTACAAGCCGAATTGTGCAAGCTGCAAGAGTGGGTCAAGCACACGGGGCAGCGCATCATCGTGGTCTTCGAGGGGCGCGACGCTGCGGGCAAAGGGGGGACCATTCGCGCCATCACCGAACGCGTCAGCCCACGCGTCTTCCGCGCCGTCGCCTTGCCGGCACCGTCGGACCGCGAAAAGACGCAGATGTACATGCAGCGTTACATGGCCCACTTTCCGGCCGCGGGCGAGATCGTCATCTTCGATCGCAGTTGGTACAACCGCGCCGGCGTGGAGCACGTGATGGGCTTCTGCACGCCCGAACAGCACGCGGGCTTTCTGGCGAAATGTCCGGAAATCGAGCAGTACGTCGTCGAAAGCGGGATCCGGCTGATCAAGATCTGGCTCGAGGTGAGCGACGAGGAGCAGAAGCGCCGCTTCGAGGCCCGCATCGACGATCCTTTGCGCCAGTGGAAGCTGAGCCCGATGGATCTCCCCTCGCGAAGCAAGTGGTATCAGTATTCGAGGGCCCGGGACGAAATGCTCGCCGCCACCGACACCGCACACGCGCCGTGGTACATTCTCCGTTCAGACGACAAACGACGCGCCCGGTTGAACTGCATCACGCACCTGATCCGCGAGATCCCCTACAAGCCCGTGCCGCGTGAAAAGGTCGGTTTGCCCAAACGCTCGAGCAAGGGGCAGTACGACGACGTGGCCTCGATCGCGAAACGCAAGTTCGTCCGCGAAGTTTACTGA
- a CDS encoding efflux RND transporter periplasmic adaptor subunit — protein MIRRRPAIGPAGSVAALGLIAVVLPLVAGCETAAEVVSPVQVPKVTVAPVIEHETIDYDEYTGRTEASAAVEIRARVFGYLKDTFFKDGDMVQEGQLLFTIEPDEYQAIHEQSLSKIAVWESKLELAQAQLERRKVLLPKGAISQEEFEEYVATVREAEAALAAAKADANKTSIDLKYTEVHAPISGRIDRAYETKGTLLTGGIGAGTLLTKIVSEQPMYVYFDVDERSLLRYMRERKSTKETAPGSLRELGVPCYVQLADETDFPHQGELDFADSEVNTSTGTARVRGVFPNEDRSLVSGLYVRVRVPASERYQAMLIPERALATDQDIKYVYVVGQEGIATRRNVELGAQRGDLRIITAGLEPGEQVIVKGLQRVRPGQKVEAETETTAASSAVAVEPAATNERATEPPAPAEER, from the coding sequence ATGATTCGACGTCGACCCGCGATCGGCCCCGCTGGGAGCGTCGCTGCGCTCGGGCTGATTGCCGTTGTCTTGCCACTGGTCGCGGGCTGCGAAACGGCGGCCGAAGTCGTTTCCCCGGTGCAAGTGCCCAAGGTCACGGTGGCGCCGGTCATCGAGCATGAGACCATCGACTACGACGAGTACACGGGTCGCACCGAAGCCTCCGCCGCCGTCGAAATTCGAGCCCGCGTCTTCGGCTACTTGAAAGATACGTTTTTCAAGGATGGCGACATGGTGCAGGAAGGCCAGCTTCTCTTCACGATCGAGCCCGACGAATACCAGGCCATCCACGAGCAATCGCTGTCGAAGATCGCCGTCTGGGAATCGAAGCTCGAATTGGCGCAGGCGCAGCTCGAACGGCGCAAGGTGCTGCTACCCAAGGGAGCCATCAGCCAGGAAGAGTTCGAGGAATACGTCGCCACGGTGCGCGAGGCGGAAGCCGCGCTAGCCGCCGCCAAGGCCGACGCCAATAAAACGTCCATCGATTTGAAGTACACCGAGGTTCACGCTCCCATCAGCGGCCGCATCGATCGAGCTTACGAAACCAAGGGAACGCTACTCACCGGAGGAATCGGCGCCGGCACGCTGCTTACCAAGATCGTTAGCGAGCAGCCGATGTACGTCTACTTCGACGTCGACGAGCGCTCGCTCCTGCGCTACATGCGCGAGCGGAAAAGCACGAAAGAAACGGCCCCCGGCAGCCTGAGAGAACTGGGCGTGCCCTGCTACGTGCAACTGGCCGACGAAACGGACTTTCCGCACCAGGGGGAACTCGATTTCGCCGATAGCGAGGTCAACACCAGCACGGGCACGGCCCGCGTACGCGGCGTGTTTCCAAACGAAGATCGCTCGCTCGTCAGCGGGCTCTATGTTCGCGTGCGCGTGCCGGCGAGCGAGCGTTACCAGGCCATGCTGATTCCCGAGCGGGCGCTCGCCACCGATCAAGACATCAAGTACGTGTACGTGGTCGGCCAGGAGGGCATCGCCACGCGGCGCAACGTCGAACTGGGGGCCCAGCGCGGCGATCTGCGGATCATCACCGCGGGGCTCGAACCTGGCGAGCAAGTCATCGTCAAGGGGTTACAGCGCGTGCGGCCGGGCCAGAAGGTCGAAGCCGAGACGGAGACCACCGCGGCCTCGTCCGCGGTGGCCGTTGAACCCGCGGCAACGAACGAGCGCGCCACCGAACCGCCCGCCCCGGCAGAGGAGCGGTAA